One genomic window of Acidobacteriota bacterium includes the following:
- a CDS encoding DUF2087 domain-containing protein, with translation MPDESITADEFRKRLAQLCTTGRSSDLPRKPRDRSIVLKSIALTLEPGRVYSEMDLKTALTAWSGAVGNTMQVDHAALRRNLIDEKYLSRSADGRMYELIADTNAALFAPEISAIDQSAVVNDAILEAAAKREAFRNKQP, from the coding sequence ATGCCGGACGAGAGTATCACCGCTGATGAATTTCGCAAGCGCCTCGCGCAACTCTGCACTACGGGCCGGTCGAGCGATCTGCCGCGCAAACCGCGCGACCGCTCGATAGTCTTGAAGTCCATCGCTCTGACGCTGGAGCCGGGTCGGGTGTACTCCGAGATGGACTTGAAGACGGCGCTTACAGCATGGAGTGGTGCGGTGGGAAATACGATGCAGGTGGATCACGCCGCACTGCGTCGCAATTTGATCGACGAGAAATATTTGAGCCGCTCGGCGGATGGCCGGATGTATGAGTTGATCGCGGACACGAATGCCGCGCTGTTCGCCCCGGAGATCAGCGCCATCGACCAGTCCGCCGTGGTAAACGACGCCATTCTTGAGGCTGCCGCCAAGCGCGAAGCGTTTCGAAATAAGCAGCCATGA
- the hisF gene encoding imidazole glycerol phosphate synthase subunit HisF has translation MLAKRVIACLDVKDGRVVKGINFLELRDAGDPAELASAYNLEGVDEVVFLDITASHERRKLIAETVARTAQKVFIPLSVGGGIRSVADARAILTSGADKVSVNTAAVERPALITELSEEFGAQAVILAIDARRECERPVELQSSTSGWRVFTYGGRRPVELSAIEWAAQGEQLGAGEILLTSMDCDGTEAGFDCELTSAVSRAVRIPVIASGGAGSAEHFADVLSRGEADAALAASIFHYGKVRVSDLKNHLKSRGIPVRL, from the coding sequence ATGCTGGCTAAACGAGTGATTGCGTGTCTGGACGTGAAGGATGGCCGCGTCGTGAAGGGCATCAATTTTCTTGAGCTGCGCGACGCGGGTGATCCTGCTGAATTAGCCTCGGCCTATAATCTCGAAGGCGTAGATGAAGTTGTCTTCCTCGACATCACCGCCTCGCATGAGCGTCGCAAGTTGATTGCCGAGACCGTTGCCCGCACCGCGCAGAAGGTTTTTATTCCGCTCTCCGTGGGTGGCGGGATTCGGTCGGTAGCGGACGCGCGTGCCATTCTCACTTCGGGCGCGGATAAAGTGTCGGTAAATACTGCCGCCGTGGAGCGGCCCGCGCTGATCACCGAGTTGTCCGAGGAGTTCGGTGCGCAAGCGGTGATATTAGCCATTGACGCTCGCCGCGAGTGTGAGCGGCCCGTGGAGCTGCAATCGAGCACCAGTGGTTGGCGCGTATTCACCTACGGAGGTCGCAGGCCCGTGGAGTTGTCGGCGATCGAGTGGGCCGCTCAAGGCGAACAGTTGGGCGCTGGAGAGATTCTACTGACTTCCATGGATTGCGATGGCACAGAAGCGGGTTTTGACTGCGAATTAACGAGCGCCGTTTCCCGCGCCGTTAGGATTCCGGTGATCGCCTCGGGCGGAGCGGGATCGGCGGAGCATTTTGCCGACGTGCTATCGCGCGGTGAGGCCGACGCTGCGTTAGCCGCGTCGATCTTCCACTATGGCAAGGTTCGCGTCAGCGACCTCAAAAATCATCTAAAGTCGCGCGGAATTCCCGTGCGATTGTAG
- the hisH gene encoding imidazole glycerol phosphate synthase subunit HisH, whose product MITVIDYGAGNLRSVENTLKFLSVPHRVTYSAQDVAAASAILLPGVGHFGQMMRSLDQMAVIGVLRDRIRAGIPYLGICLGMHALFEGSDEAPEYAGLGIFPGSVRRFPEDMPAGFKVPHMGWNQLDLAPHSRLFAGMASRPFVYFAHSYFLPRELAASPAADGRPLAAAVADYGGEFIAALEIGNVFGTQFHPEKSGNLGLQVVSNFAALCAQLSGAVSARGLHAG is encoded by the coding sequence ATGATTACGGTGATTGATTACGGCGCGGGCAACTTGCGCTCGGTAGAGAACACGCTGAAGTTTCTGAGCGTTCCCCACCGCGTTACCTATTCTGCCCAGGATGTGGCCGCAGCGTCGGCGATTCTGTTGCCCGGGGTGGGCCACTTTGGGCAGATGATGCGCTCACTTGATCAGATGGCGGTCATCGGTGTGCTGCGCGACCGCATACGCGCGGGGATTCCGTATCTGGGAATCTGCCTGGGCATGCATGCGTTGTTCGAGGGCAGCGACGAAGCCCCGGAGTACGCGGGCCTCGGGATCTTTCCCGGCTCGGTTCGCCGTTTTCCCGAGGACATGCCTGCGGGGTTCAAAGTTCCGCACATGGGCTGGAATCAATTAGATCTCGCGCCGCACAGCAGACTTTTCGCGGGGATGGCTTCTCGGCCCTTCGTCTATTTCGCGCACTCCTACTTCCTGCCGCGCGAACTTGCTGCCTCTCCTGCCGCCGATGGAAGGCCATTGGCTGCGGCGGTGGCCGACTATGGCGGGGAGTTCATTGCCGCGCTCGAAATAGGCAACGTATTTGGCACACAGTTTCATCCGGAAAAGTCCGGCAACCTGGGGTTGCAAGTGGTGAGCAATTTCGCGGCGCTGTGTGCGCAGTTATCCGGGGCGGTCAGCGCACGAGGTTTACATGCTGGCTAA
- the hisB gene encoding imidazoleglycerol-phosphate dehydratase HisB — MSLVKKPVKTKSAAIGSRVIKQRSGKLRDAMIERNTTETQIRAHLTIEGKGRYQISTGIRFFDHMLELFARHGGFDLDLQATGDLDIDQHHTVEDVGIVLGECVREALGDKRGINRAGYFIMPLDEALAVAAVDLSGRPYLGFNAKFRQRIVGDLQTELVEDFFGGFANQARANVHLKLLGARSTHHAVEAIFKTFARALKMAASMDARLKSEMPSTKGLL, encoded by the coding sequence ATGAGTCTTGTAAAGAAACCAGTCAAAACTAAATCCGCCGCCATCGGTTCGCGCGTCATTAAGCAGCGAAGCGGTAAGCTGCGCGACGCGATGATCGAGCGCAATACCACCGAAACTCAGATCCGCGCTCATTTGACTATTGAAGGAAAGGGACGCTACCAAATCTCCACCGGCATCCGGTTCTTTGACCACATGTTGGAGCTGTTTGCCCGCCACGGCGGCTTCGATCTTGATTTGCAGGCCACTGGTGATCTGGACATTGACCAACACCACACCGTGGAAGATGTCGGAATTGTGCTGGGAGAGTGCGTGCGCGAGGCCCTGGGTGACAAGCGCGGCATCAATCGCGCCGGTTACTTCATCATGCCGCTGGACGAGGCTCTGGCTGTGGCTGCCGTGGACCTCTCCGGTCGACCGTACCTGGGTTTTAACGCGAAGTTTCGCCAGCGCATCGTCGGCGATTTACAAACCGAACTGGTAGAAGATTTTTTCGGTGGTTTTGCCAATCAGGCGCGAGCCAATGTGCATCTGAAGTTGCTCGGTGCGCGTTCCACGCATCACGCGGTGGAGGCAATCTTCAAGACCTTCGCGCGCGCGCTGAAGATGGCGGCGTCCATGGACGCGCGCCTAAAGTCCGAGATGCCCAGTACCAAGGGTTTGCTCTAG
- a CDS encoding HAD family hydrolase: MSSGRLLIFDMDGVLVDVTNSYRASIITSVKEICGAEITQADIQRYKNRGNSNNDWDLTMEIAREHGSSMERDEVIAIFQKFYLGENCSGMISRERWLPRVGLLERLAEKFRFALFTGRESWEAKFTLSKFAPTMRFEPLIGMEEVSREKPDPEGIFKIMKEVSPAEVFYIGDVMDDFRAAQAAEVPFIGVVKSGNGLSEELGQWFRDQGARAVISDINELERVLP, encoded by the coding sequence ATGAGTAGCGGACGTTTGCTGATATTCGACATGGATGGCGTGTTGGTGGACGTGACCAATTCCTACCGCGCATCGATTATCACTTCTGTGAAAGAAATCTGCGGCGCGGAGATTACGCAGGCTGACATTCAACGATACAAGAATCGCGGCAACTCCAACAACGACTGGGACCTGACTATGGAAATCGCGCGTGAGCACGGCAGCAGCATGGAACGCGACGAAGTGATTGCCATCTTTCAAAAGTTTTACCTTGGTGAAAACTGCTCGGGCATGATCTCGCGCGAGCGCTGGCTGCCAAGGGTGGGACTGCTGGAGCGTCTCGCGGAAAAATTTCGCTTTGCCCTGTTCACGGGGCGCGAGAGCTGGGAGGCGAAGTTTACACTCTCCAAGTTTGCCCCCACCATGCGCTTTGAGCCATTGATCGGCATGGAGGAAGTGTCGCGCGAGAAGCCTGACCCGGAGGGCATCTTCAAGATCATGAAGGAAGTCTCGCCCGCCGAGGTTTTCTATATCGGCGACGTGATGGATGACTTCCGCGCCGCGCAGGCCGCCGAGGTTCCGTTCATCGGTGTCGTGAAATCCGGCAACGGACTAAGCGAAGAACTGGGACAATGGTTCCGCGATCAGGGCGCGCGCGCCGTAATTTCCGACATCAATGAACTGGAGCGTGTCCTGCCATGA
- the hisC gene encoding histidinol-phosphate transaminase: MPVKKSATSLLKPRRAIARMTPYHPPSSGRSGKMRLDFNENTVGCSPHVVKRLAKLRPADLAAYPEYDDAVPALALFFHVKREELALTNGTDEAIQLIINTYVDPGDRVLILRPSYAMYRFYAQVMGGIVDEIDFRPDLSFPAHAIVKHLETPVGRRTCAVLIANPNNPTGTSASSEQLRAILRAAPQAAVLVDEAYFEFFGQTAIGWLGKFPNLFVSRTFSKAFGLAALRIGCLFSQAENISAIRKGQSPYSVNAVAVIAALEAIKDPGYVKKYVAEMFASRKLLCDELKRLGLSYGSSDANFVLIDFGEQHRAIRDLLAERGILVRDRDYEISGNVRFTVGTLMQTRTLIRALRRAVRQLSAQGGSR; encoded by the coding sequence ATGCCAGTGAAGAAAAGTGCCACCTCATTGTTGAAGCCCCGCCGCGCCATTGCCCGCATGACGCCCTATCACCCGCCGTCCAGCGGGCGCAGCGGCAAGATGCGTCTCGACTTCAACGAGAACACCGTGGGTTGTTCACCTCATGTGGTGAAGCGTCTAGCGAAGCTTCGGCCTGCCGACTTGGCTGCCTATCCGGAATATGATGATGCGGTTCCCGCGCTGGCGCTCTTCTTCCATGTGAAGCGGGAAGAATTGGCGCTCACCAACGGTACCGACGAGGCGATTCAGCTCATAATCAATACTTACGTTGATCCCGGCGACCGAGTGCTGATTCTGCGCCCCAGCTATGCGATGTACCGCTTTTACGCACAGGTCATGGGTGGCATTGTGGACGAGATCGACTTTCGTCCCGACCTGAGCTTCCCGGCACACGCCATCGTGAAGCATCTCGAGACTCCCGTCGGGCGGCGTACGTGCGCTGTACTCATCGCCAATCCCAATAATCCCACTGGCACCTCGGCATCTTCCGAGCAACTGCGCGCGATCCTGCGCGCCGCGCCGCAGGCCGCCGTGTTGGTGGATGAAGCTTACTTCGAGTTTTTCGGACAGACCGCCATCGGCTGGCTCGGCAAGTTTCCGAACCTGTTCGTCTCGCGGACTTTCTCGAAAGCCTTCGGGCTTGCCGCGCTGCGAATCGGCTGCCTGTTCTCGCAAGCGGAGAATATCTCCGCGATCCGCAAGGGACAGTCGCCTTACAGCGTAAATGCCGTGGCGGTGATCGCGGCGCTCGAAGCGATCAAAGATCCCGGCTATGTCAAAAAATATGTGGCCGAGATGTTCGCCTCGCGCAAGCTGCTCTGCGATGAGCTGAAGCGGCTGGGCCTGAGTTATGGATCAAGCGACGCGAATTTCGTGCTGATCGATTTTGGCGAGCAGCATCGCGCTATTCGCGACCTGCTGGCTGAACGTGGCATCCTGGTCCGCGACCGCGACTACGAAATCTCTGGCAACGTGCGCTTCACTGTGGGCACGCTCATGCAGACGCGCACGTTGATTCGCGCGTTGCGCCGGGCAGTCCGGCAACTTTCCGCTCAAGGCGGCTCGCGATGA
- the hisD gene encoding histidinol dehydrogenase, giving the protein MIRIIDSSDTRAVNRVFARRAVRLEDAERTVQPVIEAVHRAGDAALVRYARQWDRYAGKTAAGFAVSADDIAAAAREVSPAFRRAVTQAARNIRTFARLQMPREWRKQLAPGIRAGQLIRPLDSVGCYIPAGRYPLPSTLLMTAIPAQVAGVPRIVVCTPKLVPEILAVAHELGITELYTVGGAQAIAALAYGTKTIARVAKIVGPGNAYVAAAKRLVSRDVSIDFVAGPTEVLIIAEGREANSEFIAADMLAQAEHDVDAAAIVLVDSRRLAERIARALAAQLATLPKGTPATESLRNNGAIIVIKNRDEAIRLANRFAPEHLCVPVGFPLRAIQNAGSIFVGPYSPEAAGDYASGPNHVLPTSGMARLRGGLSVLDYLKVVTVQQLDRAGLARITPTITTIARSEGLEAHARSVEIRMKTSSITRKK; this is encoded by the coding sequence CTGATCCGCATCATCGATAGCAGCGACACCCGCGCCGTCAACCGCGTCTTCGCGCGGCGCGCCGTGCGCCTCGAGGATGCCGAGCGCACGGTGCAGCCGGTGATCGAGGCCGTCCATCGCGCTGGCGACGCCGCGTTGGTGCGCTACGCGCGTCAGTGGGATCGCTATGCGGGCAAGACCGCTGCTGGCTTTGCCGTATCCGCCGATGACATCGCTGCCGCCGCGCGCGAGGTCTCGCCCGCTTTCCGCCGCGCTGTAACGCAAGCGGCGCGCAACATCCGAACGTTCGCCCGCCTGCAGATGCCGCGCGAGTGGCGCAAGCAACTCGCTCCGGGCATTCGCGCCGGACAGCTCATCCGCCCGCTCGACAGCGTCGGCTGCTACATTCCCGCAGGCCGCTACCCACTGCCGTCCACTCTGCTGATGACGGCCATCCCGGCGCAAGTGGCCGGCGTGCCACGCATTGTAGTCTGCACGCCGAAGCTGGTGCCGGAGATTCTCGCCGTTGCCCATGAGCTCGGCATCACCGAACTCTATACCGTGGGCGGGGCGCAAGCCATCGCGGCTCTGGCGTATGGAACGAAGACCATCGCCCGAGTCGCCAAGATTGTTGGTCCCGGAAACGCCTACGTGGCTGCCGCCAAGCGGCTCGTCTCGCGCGACGTGTCGATTGACTTTGTCGCCGGACCCACTGAGGTATTGATCATCGCAGAGGGCCGTGAGGCGAATTCTGAATTCATCGCAGCCGACATGCTGGCGCAGGCCGAGCACGATGTGGATGCGGCAGCAATTGTGCTGGTGGATTCGCGTCGTCTCGCAGAGCGCATCGCTCGCGCGCTTGCAGCGCAACTCGCGACATTGCCGAAAGGAACTCCCGCGACTGAGTCACTCCGCAACAACGGAGCGATCATCGTTATCAAGAACCGCGACGAAGCCATTAGGCTGGCCAATCGCTTTGCACCCGAGCATCTCTGCGTGCCCGTTGGATTTCCGCTACGCGCGATACAGAACGCCGGGAGCATCTTCGTGGGGCCATACAGTCCGGAGGCCGCGGGCGACTATGCTTCGGGACCGAATCACGTGCTGCCCACCAGCGGCATGGCGCGTTTGCGCGGCGGACTCTCTGTGCTCGACTACCTGAAGGTTGTCACTGTGCAGCAACTGGATCGCGCCGGGCTGGCGCGCATCACTCCGACTATCACCACCATTGCCCGCTCTGAAGGGTTGGAGGCGCATGCACGCTCCGTGGAAATCCGTATGAAGACAAGTTCTATAACAAGGAAGAAATAG